In one Hoplias malabaricus isolate fHopMal1 chromosome X1, fHopMal1.hap1, whole genome shotgun sequence genomic region, the following are encoded:
- the LOC136675954 gene encoding vasoactive intestinal polypeptide receptor 1-like: MDAFYLWIFTMFWRAVQAIHPDCAIISQHMRAQELCNQTRLRESRNQTEPPGCRTEWDEIRCWLRADVDQVVNVSCSEVFQHFSSKQGYIYRNCTAAGWSDLYPPYEEACEFGDDAEPESETTYFSTFKQVYTAGYATSLISLITAIVVFTSFRKFHCTRNYIHINLFASFILRASAVFIKDAVLFSDESLDHCFMSTMACKSAVAFFQFSILANYFWLLVEGMYLQTLLALTFVSQRKYFWWYILIGWGVPSIVLVVWVLTRNFYDNRGCWDDTDNMGVWWIIKGPITASLFGNIVIFLNVIRILVQKLKSPGVGGNDTGHFMRLAKSTLFLIPLFGMHYTVFAFLPENTGETARLYIELGLGSFQGFVVALLYCFLNGEVQTELKRRLRKWQTQSHLSPGKKRRITVTQITVLERGDPQAVVCSGNVSTV; encoded by the exons ATGGACGCCTTTTATCTGTGGATATTTACAATGTTTTGGAGAGCT GTGCAGGCCATCCACCCTGACTGTGCTATTATCTCCCAGCACATGCGGGCCCAGGAGCTCTGCAATCAGACCAGACTGAGGGAGAGCAGGAACCAGACAGAACCACCGG GCTGCAGGACAGAGTGGGATGAGATACGATGCTGGCTTAGAGCAGACGTCGATCAGGTGGTCAATGTGTCCTGCTCTGAAGTCTTCCAACACTTCTCCAGCAAGCAAG GTTACATCTACAGGAACTGTACAGCTGCAGGTTGGAGCGACCTGTATCCTCCTTACGAGGAAGCCTGCGAGTTTGGAGATGACGCAGAACCTGAATCTGAG acaacctACTTTTCAACATTTAAGCAGGTGTACACAGCAGGATACGCCACATCGCTGATATCTCTCATAACAGCCATCGTTGTCTTCACATCCTTCAG GAAATTCCACTGTACGAGAAACTACATACACATCAACCTCTTTGCCTCCTTTATCCTCCGGGCCAGTGCAGTCTTCATCAAAGatgctgttctgttctctgacGAGTCCCTGGACCACTGCTTCATGTCCACG ATGGCGTGTAAGAGTGCTGTAGCCTTCTTCCAGTTCAGCATCCTGGCTAATTACTTCTGGCTGCTGGTGGAGGGCATGTACCTGCAGACGCTGCTGGCACTCACCTTCGTCTCCCAAAGGAAATACTTCTGGTGGTACATCCTGATAGGCTGGG GGGTGCCATCAATTGTGCTCGTTGTTTGGGTTTTGACAAGAAACTTCTACGACAACAGAGG atgCTGGGATGACACTGATAACATGGGCGTCTGGTGGATCATCAAAGGCCCAATAACAGCATCCTTGTTT GGTAATATCGTCATCTTCCTGAATGTGATCCGGATCCTGGTTCAGAAGCTAAAGTCTCCAGGAGTAGGAGGCAACGACACAGGACATTTCAT GAGGCTTGCCAAGTCCACCCTGTTTTTGATCCCTCTGTTTGGAATGCACTACACTGTGTTTGCTTTCCTGCCAGAGAACACAGGAGAGACAGCACGACTCTACATTGAACTTGGTCTCGGCTCCtttcag GGCTTCGTGGTGGCTCTGCTCTACTGTTTCCTCAATGGAGAG GTGCAGACAGAACTAAAGAGGAGGCTGAGAAAGTGGCAGACACAGAGTCATCTGAGCCCAGGAAAAAAGCGCCGCATCACTGTCACCCAGATCACCGTTCTGGAGAGAGGCGACCCTCAGGCAGTTGTGTGTTCCGGTAATGTGTCCACAGTGTGA